The following nucleotide sequence is from Pedococcus aerophilus.
CGCGGACGTCCACGCCGGCGACCGCACCGGCGGGTGGGGCGAGGACGACGGTGGTGCCGGTGAGCCAGCCGGGCTCGGTGCGGGTCGCGTGGCCGACGCGGATCCCCGGGACGTCGGTCAGGGAGTTGGTCGGGCCGGGGCGCACGGCTCAGTCCTGCGAGGCGTCGATGACGCAGAAGCGGTGGCCGTCGGGGTCCTCGAGGACGACGAAGTCATGCTCCTCGTCGGGGTAGGGCCAGTCCTCGACACGGCGGGCACCGAGGGCGACCAGCCGCTCCACCTCGGCGCCCTGGTCGCGGGCGTAGAGGTCGAGGTGGATCTCGGGGAACCGCGCAGGGTCGGCGCCGACACCGTCGAGGGAGAGGTTGGGGCCGTCGCCCTCGCGCGGCTGGAGGATGACCCAGTCGGGCTCGGGCTCGTACCGCGGCACGTAGTCGAGCGCGGGCGCCCAGAACGCCATCGACCTCGGGACGTCGGCCACCTGGATGACGATCGAGCCGATCCGCAGACCGGGTGCGGCGTCGGTCACGACAGCTCCAGGTGGTGGGCGGCGTCGTGCGGGACGAACCCGACGCGCTCGACCATCGGACGGGTGAACCTCCCAGCCGTCATCCGCACCTCGGCCAGGCCCTCGCCCCGCGACCACTCGACAGCGGCGCGCAGGAGGAACTCCCCCACGCTGATCCCGCGATGGGTGGGGCGGACGAAGAACGTGTCGACGAGGAGGATCCCGGCGGTGTCGCGGCGACCCGGCCACGGCAGGGCAGGGACGACCGCGGCCTGGAGGTACCCGGCGTGCTGGTCACCGACCTCGGCGATCCACGCGGGACGGGTGCGCACCTGCGTCGACCAGGCGCGGGCGAACCGGTCGAGGAAGCCGGGCTCGGGGGCGCCGCCGCGGTGCAGGGCGCACTGCAGCGTCAGGCCGGCGACGACCAGCGCGTCGTCGGGTCCGGCGGGTCGCGTGCGCACGTCGGTCACGGCGGCAGTCAAGCACGCGTGAGCGGCATGGCGCGCGAGAAGCCCGCGAGGCGCCATCCGTGGCCTCCCGACACAGCGACGCCCGTCCAGTCGATTCTGGACGGGCGTGGCTGTGTCTGGGGGGGTCCGGCTACAGCTGGATGCCGAGCCGTCGGGCGCTGCGGGCCCGCTGGCGCGAGGCGCGCAGCCGGCGCAGTCGCTTGATGAGCATCGGGTCGGCCTCGAGCGCGGCGTCGGAGTCGATGAGGGCGTTGAGCACCTGGTAGTAGCGGGTGGCGCTCATGTCGAAGAGCTCCTTGATGGCCTGCTCCTTGGCCCCGGCGTACTTCCACCACTGCCGCTCGAAGGCGATGATCTCGCGGTCGCGCTCGCTCAGTCCGGCGGCGGCGCTGACGTGATCCTGCTCGTGTGCGGCGTTCACTCTCGACCCTTCGTAACGGTGCCTTGCAGGGGCAACTATACGGAGGGAATCACACGCTTGTCATTCTGTTCGGCGAGCCGTGCCCGGCGACTTTCCGTGCTCAGTCACACCCGTCACACGCACCTCATCCGTGCTGGCGGGCAGGGCGATGAGCCCCTCAGGCCATGGTGTCGAGGATGGCGGTGATGTCGTCCTCGGAGGTCTTCGGGTTGACGATCGCGAACCGGGTGAGCGTCTCGCCGTCGTGCGAGGTCGGCACGACGAAGGCGAACTCGTCCTCGAGCAGCTTGTCCGACCACTGCTGGTAGTCGGCCGGCGACCACCCGATCCGACGGAAGACCACGACCGACAGGTCCGGCTCGCGGACGACCTCGACGTAGTCGCGGCGACCGATCTCCTCCGCGGCGAACCGTGTCACGGCGAGGGTCCGCTCGACCGCCTCGGTGTAGGCCTTGGTGCCGTGGGTGGCGAGGCTGAACCAGAACGGCAGGCCACGGGCCCGACGGGTCAGCCCGACCGAGTAGTCGGTGGGGTTCCAGTCGGGCGCCTCGGTGAGGACGTCGAGGTAGGAGGCGTGCTGGGTGTGCGCGGCCCGGGCCAGCGCAGGCTCGCGGTAGAGCAGGGCGCAGCAGTCGAATGGCGCGAACAGCCACTTGTGCGGGTCCACGATGAACGAGTCGGCGTGCTCGATCCCGGCGTACAGGTGGCGCACCGAGGGCGCAGCCAGCCCCGCGCCGCCGTAGGCGCCGTCGACGTGGAACCAGATCCCGAACTCCTGGCACACCGCCGCGACGGACTCCAGGTCGTCGACGATCCCGAAGTTCGTCGTCCCCGAGGTGGCGACGACGGCGAAGAAGGTCTCCGGGCCGTGCTCGAGCAGCACGTCGCGCAGGGCCGGACCGGTGAGGCGACCCATGTCGTCGACCTCGACGCCCACGAACTCGGCGTCCATGACGTCGCACGCCGACTGGATCGAGGAGTGGGCGCCGTGGGTCGCGGCCACGCGCCAAGGGCGGGCGCCGGGACCGCGGCGTCCCTGCTGGGTCGCCTCCATGCGAGCGGTATGGCGTGCCGCCACGAGCGCGGACAGGTTGCCGATCGTGCCGCCGGGCACGAAGACGCCGCCGGCCTGCTCGGGCAGGCCGACGAGGTCGGCGATCCAGCGCAGGGCCTGGTTCTCGGCGTAGACGGCGCCGGCGCCCTCGAGCCACGAGCCGCCGTAGATCGACGAGGCACCGACCACGAGGTCGAACATGGCCGACGCCTCGGTGGGCGCGCACGGGATGAACGACAGGTAGCGCGGGTGGTCGGTCGAGATGCACGCCGGCGCGAGGTCCTCCTCGAACAGCTTGAGCGCCGCGAGGCCGCCGATGCCGTCCGGGGTGATGGTCATCCCCGCCGCGGCGTCGAGCTCGGCCAGGGTCCGCGGCCCGTCGAGCGGGACCGGGTCGAGCTTCAACCGGTCTGCGGAGTAGGCGAGGATCGCGTCGCCGAGGATCTCTAGCTGCTGGTCGCTGTAGCCGTGCACGCGGCGAGTCTAGGGCCGCGCGGACCCGAGCAGCTCAGCCCTCAGGCCGACCGCGTCGTCGACCACGGCCAGCGGCCCGGCGGCCTCGAGCGCCGACCGGTGACCAGCCCCCCAGGTGACGCCCAGCGCCCCCATGCCCGCAGCCCGCGCCGCCTGCACGTCCACCGTCGCGTCGCCGACGTACACACAGTCGGAGGGCGCGGCACCGAGCCGCTGCGCGGCATGCAGGAGGGGCGCGGGGTCCGGCTTGTGCAAGGGGGTCGCCTCCATGCCGGCGAGCACGTCGATCCGGTCGGCGAGACCGACGGCACGCAGGCCGAGCTCGACGGTCGACGCCTTCTTCGAGGAGACCACCCCCGTGCGGGCCCCGGCGGCGTGGAGGTCGTCGAGGAGCTCGGGGATGCCGTCGACGGTGCGGATCAGGTCGTCGTGGTTGGCGAGGTTCCAGGTGCGGTAGACGCTGGTGAGCTCCTCGCCCCGACCGGGGTACCGCTCCTCGAGCACCGGCTGCAGCGGGCGACCGATCCACGACCGCACCTCGTCGTCATGGGCCGACTCACCGAGCACGGCGGTGAGGGCGTGACGGTAGGACGCCATGATCAGCGGGATGGTGTCGGCGAGGGTGCCGTCGAAGTCGAACAGCACGACCGGCCAGCGCAGTGAGGTCACCCGACCACCCTAGGCAGGCCGAGCCGGCGCGACCCGACCCGCCCCGAGCCGCGCCACCCGTGCCGACCGGCCGACCACACTCCTGCCTCAGCAGTCGGTGTCGAGCATGCCCTCCACGGCGGCCTTCTCGGCGCTGTCGACGTCGAGGTCCCAGTAGTACTTCACGTTGATCCACTCGCGGACGTACTCGCAGCGCCACGCGGTGCTCGGCGGCTGCCACTCGGCGGGGTCCTGGTCGCTCTTGCTGCGGTTGCTCGACGCCGAGACGGCGATGAGCTGCGGGCGGACGAGGTCGTTGGCGAAGTCCTTGCGCTGGGTCGAGGTCCAGCTGCTCGCGCCCGACCCCCAGGCCTCGGCGAGCGGGATGACGTGGTCGATGTCGAACGTCGACGGGTCGGTCGTCTTCACCCCGTCGTAGACGCTGGTCCAAGTCCCCGTCGACTTGCACGCCGAGTCGGTCGACGTGATGACGCCGTCGCGCTTGAGGACGGTCTCGCGGGTGTCGCAGTTCGGGGTGATGGTGATCCAGTGCGTGAACAGCGTGCGGTCGTAGCCGGTGTTGTTCTCGGCCCTGACGGTCAGGGTCGCCAGCTGGTCACGCGAGTCGGCGACCGAGGGGGCAGGCGGGGGCAGGGCCGAGGCGGCAGAGGCGGCGACGGGGAGGGCTGCGAGGGCGAGGACCGAGGCGGCAGCAGCACGGACCAGCGAGGAGGGGGAGGTCATGCCAGCGAGACTGCCCAAACCCGTTGCGGCGTGGGCAACTCCGAGCCCAGCACGAGGTCGGGATTCGGTGCGGGTTCGGCAAGGCCCGGGTCAACTGTGCCGGTCCGGGACGGCAGGGCTACGTTTCTGGGTATGCCGCCTGCTGCCCTCCCCGAGCTCGTCCACCCCTCGTGGGCGCAGGCCCTCGAGCCGGTCGCGGACACCGTGACGGCGATGGGTGAGTTCCTGCGTGCGGAGGTCGCCGCCGGCCGGGGCTACCTTCCGAGCGGGGACAAGGTGCTGCGGGCGTTCGAGCGACCGCTCGACGAGGTCCGCGTCCTGATCGTCGGCCAGGACCCCTACCCGACCCCGGGCCACGCCGTGGGGCTGTCGTTCTCCGTCGCCCCCGACGTGCGACCCGTGCCGCGCAGCCTGGCGAACATCTACACCGAGCTCGAGTCCGACCTGGGCCTCCCGCGTCCGACGGACGGCGACCTGTCGCCGTGGGCCGACCGGGGCGTCCTGCTGCTCAACCGCGTCCTCACGGTGCACCCCGGCAAGCCGGCCAGCCACCGCGGCAAGGGCTGGGAGACCGTGACGGCCCAGGCCATCTCCGCCCTGGTCTCCCGCGGCGGCCCGCTCGTCGCGATCCTCTGGGGCCGCGACGCCCGCAACCTCGTGCCCCACCTCGGCGACGTCCCGTCGATCGAGAGCGCCCACCCCTCCCCCCTGTCGGCCCACTCGGGCTTCTTCGGCTCGCGGCCGTTCAGCCGCGCCAACGAGCTCCTGGCCCAGCAGGGCGCCGACCCGATCGACTGGAGCCTGACGTGACCGACCCTTCCTCCTCCGCCGAGACGTCCGGGCACCCCGAGCTGCCGGACAACGTGACCCAGCTGCCCGAGAGCGGGGGCAAGGTCTGGCACCGCTACGTCGCGATCGGTGACTCGTTCACCGAGGGCATGTCCGACGCCGACCCCTCGCGGGACGACCTCTACGTCGGTTGGGCCGACCGGCTCGCGAGCCACCTCGCCGACATCGCCCACGAGGCCGGGGGCGAGTTCGCCTACGCGAACCTCGCCGTTCGCGGTCGGCTTCTCGCCGACGTCATCGGGCCCCAGCTCGACGCCGCCCTGGCGCTGCGACCCGACCTCGTCTCCATGGTCGGCGGCGGCAACGACATCCTGCGCCCGAAGGCCGACCTCGACGCCATCGCCGACCGTCTCGAGGCTGCCGTCGTCCGGCTGCGCGAGGCAGGGAGCGACGTCCTCCTGGCCACCCCCACCGACCCGTCGGGCGCCCCCCTGCTGCGCCACCTGCGCGGACGGCACGCGATCCACTCGGCCAACATCTTCAGCATCGCCCAGCAGCATGGCTGCTACGTCATCAACCAGTGGGGAATGGACGCGCTCAAGGACTTCAGGCTCTGGGCCGACGACCGGATCCACATGACCAGCGAGGGACACCGGCGGGTCGCCCTCAACGCCTTGTCGGCCCTGGGCCACGACACCGACCGGGCCGACTGGAGCACGCCCCTGCCGCCGTTGCCGACGCCGGGGCGCCGCGAGGCGACCGCCGCGAACGCCGCCTGGGCGAAGACCCACCTCGCCCCCTGGGTGCAGCGCCGCCTGCGTGGGGAGTCCTCCGGCGACGCGGTGACCGCCAAGCGACCCGAGCTCACGCCCGTCGAGCCGGCCCGGCGCCGTACCTGACCCGCTCCGTGCCCGTGGACGACCTCGGCGATGCAGGTAGTAGGACGTCCTACTACTACCCTTGACCCATGCCAGCCACCCGCTTGATGCCCTCCGAGGAGGGTCAGGACCTCATCGACCTGACCCGCGAGATCTGCGCCAAGGAGCTCGCGCCCGTCGTCGACGAGGCGGAGCGGGACGCTGCCACCACCCCGAAGCTCCCCCTCGAGGCGTTCCGGGTGCTGGGCCGCGCGGGCCTGCTGTCCCTCCCGTACCCCGAGGAGTTCGGCGGCGCCGAGCAGCCGTACGAGGTGTACCTCCAGGTCGTCGAGGAGATCGCGTCGGTCTGGATGAGCGTCGCCGTGGGCGTGTCGGTGCACGGCCTCACCTGCTACCCGGTCGCCACCTTCGGCACCGACGAGCAGAAGAAGCGCCTGCTGCCCGACATGCTCTCCGGCGACCAGCTCGGCGCCTACTGCCTCTCCGAGCGCAGCGCCGGCTCCGACGTAGCCGCGATGACCACCCGAGCGGTCGCGGACGACGAGACCGACCCCACGAGCTACCGACTCAAGGGCACCAAGGCCTGGATCTCGCACGCCGGCCACGCGGACTTCTACACGTCGTTCGTGCGCACCTCCGATGACGGCGGCCGCGGGCTGTCCTGCTTGGTCGTCCCCGGTGACGCCCAGGGCCTGGAGTTCGGCACCCCCGAGAAGAAGATGGGCCTGCACTGCGACACCGTGAGCGAGGTGCACTTCGAGGGCGTCGACGTCGCGGCCGACCGCCTCGTCGGCGAGCGCGGCCAGGGCATGGCGATCGCCCTCTCGGCGCTCGACTCCGGTCGGCTCGGGATCGCCGCTGCCGCCACGGGTCTCGCGCAGGCAGCCCTCGACCGTGCGGTCGACTACGCCAAGGACCGTCAGCAGTTCGGCCGCCCGATCGGTGACAACCAAGGATTGGCGTTCCTGCTCGCCGACATGGAGGCCGCGGTCACGTCGGCCCGCGCGTCCTACCTGCACGCAGCCCGGCTCAAGGATGCCGGACGGCCGTTCGGCAAGGAGGCCGCCGTGGCCAAGCTGGTCGCCACCGACAACGCCATGCGCGTCACCACCGATGCAGTGCAGGTCCTCGGCGGCGCCGGGTACACCCAGGACTTCCCGCTCGAGCGCTACATGCGCGAGGCCAAGGTGACCCAGATCTTCGAAGGCACCAACCAGATCCAGCGGCTCGTCATCAGCCGCCAGCTGCTCCGCGGCTGACCTGCTCGCCCTGACACCTCCCCCACCGAAAGGCCGAATCCCCTTGCAGATCAACGACTCCACCGTCGCGCTCATCACCGGCGGCGCCTCTGGCCTCGGTGGCGCCACCGTCCGGCGCCTGCACGCCGAGGGCGCTGCCGTGGTCATCGTCGACCTCCCGTCCTCCCCCGGTCAGGCCCTGGCCGAGGAGCTCGGCGACATGGCGCAGTTCGTGCCCGCCGACGTCCGCGACGAGGCCCAGGTGCAGGCGGCGATCGACGCCGCCGGCGAGCTCGGGACGCTGCGCATCGTGGTCAACTGCGCGGGTGTGGCCACCCCCGGCCGCGTCGTGGGCAAGCGAGGCCCGCTCGGTCTCGAGGACTTCGCGAACGTCGTCAACATCAACCTCATCGGCACCTTCAACGTGCTGCGTCTCGCCGCCGCCGCGATGCTGACCAACGAGCCGGTCGACGGCGACCGCGGCGTCATCGTCATGACCGCCTCCATCGCCGCCTACGACGGCCAGATCGGCCAGGCCGCGTACGCAGCGAGCAAGGGTGGCGTCGTCGGCCTCACCCTCAGCGCGGCGCGCGACCTCGCCGACAAGGCGATCCGCGTGGTCACCGTGGCGCCCGGCACCTTCGAGACCCCGATGCTCTCCGGGCTGCCCGGCGAGGTCAAGGAGGTCCTGGAGAAGCAGGTGCCGCACCCCTCGCGCCTGGGCAAGCCGGCCGAGTACGCCAATCTCGTGGCGCACATCGTCGACAACTCGATGCTGAACGGCGAGGTCATCCGCCTCGACGGCGCACTGCGGATGCCCCCGCGCTGATCCGTTGGATTGATCCGGCGGGCTGATTCGTCGTGACCGATGCCTGACGTCGGCCGCCCTCACCACCGCTGCTGCCCCGTTCGAGTGCCCTGCACTCAGCGGGGCAGCGCGCGTTCCTCGGTGACGCTGTTGCCTCCGTCGACGACCAGCACCTGGCCTGTCGTGTAGCCGGCGCCGGGGCTCGCGAGGAAGGCGATCGCCGCGGCGACCTCGTCGGCCGTGCCGGACCGTCCACCGGGAGTGACCAGTCCCTCGGCCACCTCGTCGTCGGTCTGCGAGCCGGTCGCGATCCAGCCCGGCGCCACGGCGTTCACCGTCACCCCGTGACGCGCCTCGTCGACCGCGAGCGCACGGGTGAGGCCGACCATCCCGGCCTTCGCGGCGGCATACGCCACCTCTCCACGCATGCCCATCACGGCGCCGGTGACGCTCGAGACCATGACCACCCGCCCGGAGCCGCTGAGCCGCAGGTGCGGCAGGGCAGCCCTGGTGACGAGGAACGCCGTGTCGAGGTTGCGGCGCAAGGACTCCGACCACCGCTCGGGGGTCGTCGCGGTGAGGTCGCCCTCGAGGTAGTCGGGCTGGCTCGTGGAGACCATGCCAGCGTTGTTGACGAGGATGTCGAGCCGCCCGCCCCACTCCGCTGCGGCATCGACGAGGTCGGCCACGACCTCCGGGTCGGTCAGGTCGCCCACGAGGCCGAGGGCCTCCACCCCGTCGTCCTCGAGCTCTCGCGCCCGCTCCTTGATGCGGCTCGACGTCGCGGCGAGAACCACGCCTGCACCCAGGGCGCCGAGGTGGCGGGCGGTCGCGAAACCGATGCCGCTCGGGCTGCCTGCCCCGGTGACGAGCGCGGTGCGGCCGGTGAGGTCGAGGGAGGCGGGGAGCGGCATGCCCGCAGTCTGCCCCACCGCGACCGGGCGGCGTCAGGACCTTCGGTACTCCACCTCGACAGGGTGGGGCGGGAACTCCGACGGCTGGCTCACGCCGGTCGGGACCCATCCGTGGCGCTCGTATAGGCGTCGCGCACGGTGGTTCTGCTCCAGGCACCACAACCGGGTGGCCGTGGACGCGGCGAGGAGACTCGCGGCCAGGCCGCTGCCCCAGAGGTCGGGGCGCACCGCGAGGTGCCGCAGCCGGGCGCCGTGGTCGAAGGCCACGAAGCACGTCAGACCCTGCGCGTCGGTGCCCACGAGGGTGGTCGTCGCCGGGTCGGCGAGGACTGCCTCCCAGCGGGCCAGGACGTCGGCGTCGGGGTACGGGAACTGCGACGGCGGGTAGATGTGGGACAAAGCGATGAGGTTCGCAGCCTTCTCGAGCTCTTTGAGCGCCAACGCATCCGGGCCCTTAGCCGGTCGGAGCACCGCGCTGTTCGCAAGACCTGTCACGCGGCCATGGTGCCACCCCCGGACAGCCGTGACAGGCCAGGAGAGCAGTCGTGTCGGGTGCGTGACGGGGCATGGAAGGACCCGGCCAACTCATACTTGGCCGGGTCGGTTCCTGTCTAACAGCGCCACGGGCGCACCCCGGTCACCGACACGCGACGATCGCGTGAACAGTGACCGGCGGCGCGGATCGAAGGGTCAGACCGAGGCGGCGAACGCGTTCTCGAGGATGTCGAGGCCCTCGGAGAGCAGGTCGTCGCCGGAGGACAGCGGCGGCAGGAAGCGGAAGACGTTGCCGAAGGTGCCGCAGGTCAGGGTGACGAGGCCCTCGGCGTGGCAGGCCTTGTTGATCCGGCCAGTGAGGTCGGCATCCGGCGTCTTCTTGTCCAGGTCGCTCACGAGCTCGACGGCGAGCATGGCTCCGCGTCCACGGATGTCGCCGATCACGCCGTACTTGTCGGCGAGTGCCTCGAGACGAGGACGGAACATCGCCTCCACGGCCTTGGCGCGACCCCGGAGGTCGTCCTCCTTCATCGTCTCGATCGAGGCCAGGGCCGCAGCGCAGGCGACGGGGTTGCCCCCGTAGGTGCCGCCGAGTCCGCCGACGTGGATGGCGTCCATGACGTCCGCGCGCCCGGTCAGGGCCGCGAGCGGCATACCGCCCGCGATGCCCTTGGCCGTGGTGATGAGGTCGGGGACCACGTCCTCGTGCTCGGAGGCGAACCAGTCACCGGTGCGGCAGAACCCGGTCTGGACCTCGTCGGCGATGAACAGGATGCCGTTCTCGGTGCACCAGTCGGAGACCTTCTTGACGAACCCGGGAGCCGGGACGATGAACCCGCCCTCGCCCTGGATCGGCTCGAGGATGACGGCCGCGGTGTTGTCCTCGCCGACCTGGGCGTGGACATCGGCGACGAAGGCCTCGAACGCCTCGTCGGCACAGGCCTCCGGGCCGGTGGGCCAGCGGTAGGGGTAGGCCATCTGCACGCGGTAGATCTCGCTGGCGAACGGCCCGAAGCGGTGCTTGTAGGGCATGTTCTTGGCGGTCAGGCCCATCGTGAGGTTGGTGCGACCGTGGTAGGCGTGGTCGAAGGCGACGACGCCCTGGCGACCGGTGAAGTGACGGGCGACCTTGACGGCGTTCTCGACGGCCTCGGAGCCGGAGTTGAACAGCGCTGACCGCTTCTCGTGGGTGCCGGGGGTGAGCTCGGCGAGTGCCTCCGCGACGAGGACGTACTCCTCGTACGGCGTCACCATGAAGCAGGTGTGGGTGAAGTCGTTGATCTGCTTGGTGACCGCGTCGATCACCCGCTGGTTGCCGTTGCCGACGGTGGTGACGGCGATGCCCGAGCCGAAGTCGATGAGCTGGTTGCCGTCGACGTCGCGCAGGATGCCACCGGCGGCCTGCTCGATGTAGACGGGGAGCCCGGTGCCGACGCCGGCGGAGACCGCAGCGGTCTTGCGCTGCTGAAGGGCCTGGGACTTCGGGCCGGGGATGCTGGTGGTGAGGACGCGCTTCTGCTCGAGCATGGAGCGAGCATACGACCGCCCCCAGGGGATCGACAGGCGACGTCCGACCGGCCCCGACAAGCCCGCCCGGGTGACGTCGCGTCGCACCGGCCCTAGGTTGGCTGCATGGCACCCAAGGCGACGTCGCCCGCGATCGAGGTCGAGGTGGGCGAGCGCGACGTGCGCATCTCCAACCCCGAGCGGGTGTACTTCCCCGAACGGGGCGAGACCAAGCTCGACCTGGTCAACTACTACCTGTCCGTGGGCGACGGGATCGTCAACGCCCTGCGCGAGCGGCCCTGCATGATGCACCGGTTCCCCGAGGGCGTGGCCGGCGAGAAGGTGCACCAGAAGCGGGTCCCGCACGGCGCTCCACCGTGGCTGGAGACCGTGCGGGTGAAGTTCCCCCGCTACAACCGCACGGCCGACGAGCTGTGCGTCACCGAGCTGGCGCACGTCATCTGGGCCGTGCAGATGTCCACCGTCGAGTTCCACCCGTGGAACAGCCGTCGCGCACACGTCGAGAAGCCGGACGAGTGGCGGATCGACCTCGACCCGGGGCCGGAGTGCTCCTGGGACCGCGTCCAGCGCGTGACGCACGTCGTGCACGAGGTGCTCGACGAGATCGGCGCCGTCGGCTGGCCCAAGACCAGCGGCGGCTCGGGACTCCACGTCTACGTCCGGATCGATCCCCAGTGGGGGTTCAAGGACGTACGGCGCGCAGCCCTCGCCTTCGCCCGCGAGGTGGAGCGTCGCGCTCCCGAGGACGTCACGACGACGTGGTGGCGCAAGGACCGTGACCCCGCGGCGCTGTTCGTCGACTACAACCAGAACGCGCGCGACCACACCATCGCCAGCGCGTACTCGGTGCGGGGCAACGCCCGCGGCACGGTGTCGACCCC
It contains:
- the ligD gene encoding non-homologous end-joining DNA ligase, which translates into the protein MAPKATSPAIEVEVGERDVRISNPERVYFPERGETKLDLVNYYLSVGDGIVNALRERPCMMHRFPEGVAGEKVHQKRVPHGAPPWLETVRVKFPRYNRTADELCVTELAHVIWAVQMSTVEFHPWNSRRAHVEKPDEWRIDLDPGPECSWDRVQRVTHVVHEVLDEIGAVGWPKTSGGSGLHVYVRIDPQWGFKDVRRAALAFAREVERRAPEDVTTTWWRKDRDPAALFVDYNQNARDHTIASAYSVRGNARGTVSTPIRWDEVDDVTPDDFTIATVPARYADLGDLHAGIDEAVFEIDQLVEWAERDERDGAQDPPETADAD